Within the Mycobacteriales bacterium genome, the region CGGAACCATTTCCTCGCGGACGCGTAGGCCGCCGAGATCGGAAAGAAGGTCAAGCCCTGAAGACGGCTGCTTCTAAGCGCGGCGACGACGAGGCGTGACTTCCCTCCAGCGACGAGCTCCTGAATCAATCGTCCTGCCCGCTCGCCAAAGGTGTCCACATCATCGAGTACGACCACTCCGCGCGCATCGCGGCGGCAGCAGCAACGATTCTCGGCACTCGGCGGTCACCCTCCAACGTGTCGAGCGAAGCGACTGACCGACCGGCGGTGTCGAGCCCAAGCGCAATGCGCATAGCGGTCGTGCTCTTCCCGGTGGCGGCAGTCCCGGCCCGACGAGCGAAGCGGGGCACGCCCGTCCGTGAGAGCGCGCCGAGCACCTCCTCGGCGGTCATCGGCCGATGTTGCCGATCGGCAGCCATTTCGATCACCACTGCGGTGAGCGCCTCAGGGCGTTCCTCGAAGAGTTCGACCAGGTAGTCGTCCGGGCGCCGGACGCTGACTCCCCGCCGGGCGAGCGCCTGGCCGGGAAGTCCCGAACGTTGCGGGTGATGATCGTGGTCGGCGCCCGGGCGGTCGCCGCGGCCGCCTGGACGCGGTCGTCGGGATCCTGCCCCGGCATCAAGGCGATGAGGTGCTCGTAGTCCGCCCGCGGCACGTCTTGGCCGGCGAACGCCTACCGGATGTCGTCGCAGATCCGCGCCGCCGCCTCGCGGCTGCGGATCCCGTGCCCCACCCACTTGCGGGTGAGCTCGTTGAGCAGGTCCTCAGTCCAGAAGATCTCATGCAGAGACGCCTCATCGAGGCGGAGCATCAGGTCGAGCAGAGAGATCGGGTAGCAGACGTTGGTGTCCGACAGGACCCGACGCAGGGCCACCCGGGCGTCAGTATTCGAGACCGGCCGCGGTCGCGTCAGCGACCACCTTGCGGATGCCCTCGCGCTTGCGGCTGCGGGCTCCGCGGTGGGCGAGCACAGCACGCACCGGGATCCTGCGGTAGGAGCTGCCCGGGAGCCGGCGTGCGGGGAGGACGCCCGCGCCGACCAGCCGGTCGACGTACTGACGCGAGACTCCGAGCAGCCTGGCCGCCTGCGCCGGGCTCACCTCGGCCTCCTCCGCCACGATGGCGACCGAGTCCCCATCGTCGAGGGAGCCGGCGGCCGCCACCAGGATGCGAACCAGCGACCGGGGCAGATCCAGTTCGTGGTCGCCTACCCTTACGCGCACCCGCGCTGCTGCCGTGCCAACCAGAGCACGCACCGCGCGCACCTGAGACCGCTCGGCGTCGACGGCACGGACCTCGGCAAGTGCAGGCACGGACATGACTCCTCCTGGCAAAACTATAGCGCAAGCTGCCACACCTGCAACCACCCCGAACGAGCCAGCGAGCAACCCCCTCCGAGCCCACATCCCGGCTCAGCCCAACAGCAGCCGCAGGGCCAATTCACGACCCTGCGGACGACTGGTCCGGCTCCTGCCGGGGGCACTCGGCCGTACACAATGCGAACCTTTCAGCGTTCGTGGAGGGCGAGCTGGTCGTGCTTGCACGCACCCACGCCAAGATTCGTCGCGACGGGTATCGCAGCCGCCTAACGTCTTGAGGTCGACGGGCATGCCGATGTCAGGGTGTTCCCAGGCTCGGCGAGAGGGCTGGCGGATCGGCGAGATTTGCTCGGCGAATCGGCGAGTAGTCGAGGGCGAATCGGCGAGTAATGGTCCAGCCTAGAGCCGTGGAGCCACCAATTCGCACCCGCCATGTGATGCCGTGGTTGCTGGAGTCGCTGGGCGATACCCGCGTGGTGGTGGTGCAAGGGGCCAGGCAGGTTGGCAAGACCACGTTGGTCACACAAGTCGTCGAGCGGCTCGGTGGCCGGCTTGTGACCTTGGATGATGACCTGACGCGAGAGGCCGCCGAAGCCGACCCTGCTGGGTTTCTGCAGCAGAACCCGGATGGCCTGTTGGCGGTCGATGAGGTGCAGCGGGTGCCGGGTTGGTGCTTGCGTTGAAGGTTGCCGTGGACCGCGACCCTCGTCCTGGCCGGTTTCTCCTTACGGGGGCGGCGAACTTGCTGCGGCTTCCGGCGATGCACGACAGCCTTGCCGGTCGAGCCGAGAACGTGGACCTGTACGGGTTCAGCCAAGGTGAGATCATCGGTGTTCGCGAACAGTTCGTCGACCGGCTCTTGACTGGTGACACGTTCCTCGGCCATCGCAGCGACATGACACGTGATGGGTACCTGGCGCGCGCCTGCGCCGGCGGCTACCCCCAAGCGTTGGGGCGCCCGGCAGGGCGGCGCCGCTCCGCGTGGTTCGACAACTACCTGCGGCGCATCGTCGAACGCGACGCGCCTGTTATCTCTGGCTTGCAGCGGTTGAGCGAGCTGCCGCTGTTGTTGCGGCTGCTGGCCGCGCGCAACGCGAGCGAGCTCAACGTCACTAGCCTCGCCAACGATGCTGGCATCCCGGTGCGGACCTTGGGCCCGTACCTGGATCTGCTGGAGACCCTGTTCTTGGTCAACCGGCTGCCCGCGTGGTCGACCAACTTGTCCCAGCGGGTGGTGTCGCGCCCCAAGCTCGCCCTGCATGACACCGGCTTGGCTGCCCGGCTTATCAACGTATCCGCTGCCGGAGCCGGTGTGACCGCTAACCCCCAGGTCGCTGGCCACCTACTCGAGGGATTCGTCGCCGCCGAGTTGCGCCGCCAACTCACCTGGTCCGACCAGGACGCCCGGCTGTTCCACTACCGGGATCGCCACGGAGCCGAGGTCGACCTCATCCTGGAAACCGACGACGGACGCGTCGCCGCGATCGAGGTCAAGGCCACCTCTACCGTCAACGCCCGCGACACCAAGTGGCTGGCCCAGCTACGTGACCGGCTCGGTAACCGCTTCGTCGCCGGCGTCGTCCTGCACGCCGGCACCACTACAGCACCGTTCGGGCCACGCCTGACCGCGGCCCCCATCGACACTCTCTGGTCCCCGTGATGCGGGGCGCGTACGACCATGTAGCCATGACCACCCTGGCTAGTGCTACCGGCACACCCCACAGGCGTCGCTATCGGACGAAGCCCTTGGTCGTCCACCCGCCGGAGCTCGTTCCATTGTCCCGCAAAGACGAGGAGCGGGCTATCGCGGCGTTCGCGCCGCTGCTCGCGCCTTTGTTCAACGCGGACGGCCCGATGAGGTGCGAAGCAGAGGAGGAGCGACGGAGTCATGACCGAGCACACACCGAACACTGCGGGGTGCCACCCAATCGGCGCTCGACGAAGCCCGCGGCGCGGCTTATCACGCCCAAAGGTTCGACCCTGTCAAACTGGCCATC harbors:
- a CDS encoding AAA family ATPase, which produces MEPPIRTRHVMPWLLESLGDTRVVVVQGARQVGKTTLVTQVVERLGGRLVTLDDDLTREAAEADPAGFLQQNPDGLLAVDEVQRVPGWCLR
- a CDS encoding DUF4143 domain-containing protein, which gives rise to MDRDPRPGRFLLTGAANLLRLPAMHDSLAGRAENVDLYGFSQGEIIGVREQFVDRLLTGDTFLGHRSDMTRDGYLARACAGGYPQALGRPAGRRRSAWFDNYLRRIVERDAPVISGLQRLSELPLLLRLLAARNASELNVTSLANDAGIPVRTLGPYLDLLETLFLVNRLPAWSTNLSQRVVSRPKLALHDTGLAARLINVSAAGAGVTANPQVAGHLLEGFVAAELRRQLTWSDQDARLFHYRDRHGAEVDLILETDDGRVAAIEVKATSTVNARDTKWLAQLRDRLGNRFVAGVVLHAGTTTAPFGPRLTAAPIDTLWSP
- a CDS encoding excisionase family DNA-binding protein is translated as MSVPALAEVRAVDAERSQVRAVRALVGTAAARVRVRVGDHELDLPRSLVRILVAAAGSLDDGDSVAIVAEEAEVSPAQAARLLGVSRQYVDRLVGAGVLPARRLPGSSYRRIPVRAVLAHRGARSRKREGIRKVVADATAAGLEY